A stretch of the Rosa rugosa chromosome 5, drRosRugo1.1, whole genome shotgun sequence genome encodes the following:
- the LOC133710085 gene encoding squamosa promoter-binding-like protein 6 isoform X4, with protein sequence MEPWSFGSEGKGFLLADEMDIPIDAFARSTKAFLEWDNKTCFNFDKESVESMEFMDLGLPDTVREPCHGNQVVDVLSGVAGVGCNDSSNNTVASPTCLMTSSSSWGEGESGSKFSSPVCESSSQDSSLIALKLGRLADSKYGQDSQHLKERSKRARTKGPHYQTLTCQVHGCNMDLSSSKEYHKRHRVCDAHSKTAIVIVNGIEQRFCQQCSRFHLLAEFDDVKRSCRRRLAGHNQRRRKPQLDTFDCKSRKWLQSYQGIGYLGTSLPKRTPFVFSDILPGGILYPEESNEYGHIKTEDESTYSQCVTPITNRLLPPNSFLQLHGLGKQHASEVSLSGSEFSVFDTASHVQKASGASTYQGALSLLSAQSQSSIHSARNQVATPLQIQRIHHGAGQINERPSTVKALEKYGRNRSFPCRINSMGADQMDSVMISDSSHAVDFQLHTDRVFQESARFSHKYHLSPENGPTFDLLQLSSHFQRVEQERNFLQVKHEQGDFYCFPQS encoded by the exons ATGGAGCCTTGGAGTTTCGGTTCAGAAGGGAAAGGGTTTTTACTTGCTGATGAGATGGATATACCAATTGATGCATTTGCAAGGAGTACAAAAGCATTCCTAGAATGGGATAACAAAACTTGCTTTAATTTCGATAAAGAATCAGTTGAGAGCATGGAGTTCATGGATTTGGGATTGCCTGATACAGTGAGGGAGCCTTGTCATGGTAACCAAGTAGTGGATGTCTTGAGTGGTGTCGCTGGTGTGGGCTGTAATGATTCTAGTAACAATACCGTAGCTTCTCCTACTTGTTTGATGACTTCAAGTTCATCTTGGGGTGAAGGAGAATCTGGCTCCAAATTTTCGAGTCCAGTCTGTGAGTCTAGTAGCCAGGATTCATCACTTATTGCTTTGAAGCTAGGGAGGTTGGCTGATAGCAAATATGGACAGGATAGTCAACATCTGAAAGAGAGGTCAAAGAGAGCTCGCACAAAGGGTCCACACTATCAGACTCTCACCTGCCAAGTTCATGGTTGTAACATGGATCTTAGCTCTTCAAAGGAGTACCATAAGAGGCATAGAGTTTGTGATGCTCACTCAAAGACTGCAATAGTTATCGTTAATGGCATTGAACAGAGGTTTTGTCAACAATGTAGCAG GTTTCATCTGCTGGCTGAATTTGATGATGTTAAGCGCAGTTGTCGTAGACGCTTAGCTGGCCACAATCAACGCCGCAGGAAGCCTCAACTAGATACTTTTGATTGTAAATCGCGTAAGTGGCTTCAGTCATATCAAG GCATTGGATATCTTGGAACTTCCTTGCCAAAGAGAACACCATTTGTCTTTTCAGATATACTTCCAGGTGGCATTCTATATCCAGAAGAATCTAACGAGTATGGACATATTAAAACTGAAGATGAATCAACTTACAGTCAATGTGTGACACCCATAACAAACAGGCTATTACCTCCAAACTCTTTCCTCCAACTGCATGGCCTCGGGAAGCAACATGCTTCAGAAGTTTCTTTGTCAGGAAGTGAATTCTCGGTTTTTGATACTGCATCACATGTCCAGAAAGCATCTGGGGCGTCAACCTACCAGGgtgctctctctcttctgtcaGCTCAATCACAGAGCTCAATCCATTCAGCAAGAAATCAAGTGGCTACCCCTCTGCAAATACAGAGAATCCATCATGGTGCTGGTCAAATTAATGAACGGCCTTCCACAGTAAAAGCCTTGGAAAAATATGGACGAAACAGGTCCTTCCCATGCAGGATAAACTCCATGGGAGCTGACCAGATGGACTCAGTAATGATTTCTGATTCTAGTCATGCTGTTGACTTCCAACTTCACACAGATAGGGTTTTCCAGGAGTCAGCTCGCTTCAGTCACAAGTATCATCTTTCTCCTGAAAATGGACCAACTTTTGATTTGCTCCAATTGTCTTCACATTTTCAAAGAGTGGAGCAAGAGAGAAACTTTTTGCAAGTCAAACATGAGCAGGGGGATTTCTACTGTTTCCCGCAATCTTAA
- the LOC133710085 gene encoding squamosa promoter-binding-like protein 6 isoform X2, protein MFLCIYYIMFMGDEVLLQRLCLVVEENKNGVAICSRLCIFLCLVFFFFFVLYWGIKNQRNSTRSCFSFLFVRSATNKVWLLGVLSHWSSSSNISIRWVCFSLGIHNCMSGDVIAFFSVVSSVFIDFVLLFIFLFPWFLCKLKLTLLSWFLVGISVSVSLHNCCDFLVLCYILMEPWSFGSEGKGFLLADEMDIPIDAFARSTKAFLEWDNKTCFNFDKESVESMEFMDLGLPDTVREPCHGNQVVDVLSGVAGVGCNDSSNNTVASPTCLMTSSSSWGEGESGSKFSSPVCESSSQDSSLIALKLGRLADSKYGQDSQHLKERSKRARTKGPHYQTLTCQVHGCNMDLSSSKEYHKRHRVCDAHSKTAIVIVNGIEQRFCQQCSRFHLLAEFDDVKRSCRRRLAGHNQRRRKPQLDTFDCKSRIGYLGTSLPKRTPFVFSDILPGGILYPEESNEYGHIKTEDESTYSQCVTPITNRLLPPNSFLQLHGLGKQHASEVSLSGSEFSVFDTASHVQKASGASTYQGALSLLSAQSQSSIHSARNQVATPLQIQRIHHGAGQINERPSTVKALEKYGRNRSFPCRINSMGADQMDSVMISDSSHAVDFQLHTDRVFQESARFSHKYHLSPENGPTFDLLQLSSHFQRVEQERNFLQVKHEQGDFYCFPQS, encoded by the exons ATGTTCCTCTGTATATACTATATAATGTTTATGGGTGATGAAGTTTTATTGCAAAGGCTCTGTTTGGTTGTTGAGGAAAACAAAAATGGAGTGGCAATCTGCAGCAGGCTATGCATTTTTCTTTGcttggttttcttcttcttctttgttctttacTGGGGGATCAAGAACCAGAGAAATTCAACCAggtcttgtttttcttttcttttcgttCGATCAGCAACAAATAAAGTATGGTTACTTGGGGTACTTAGTCATTGGAGCTCAAGTTCTAATATTTCTATTAGATGGGTTTGTTTTAGTTTGGGCATTCATAATTGTATGAGTGGTGATGTTATTGCTTTTTTTTCTGTAGTCTCCTCAGTGTTTATTGATTTTGTACTTCTATTCATTTTTCTGTTCCCATGGTTTCTTTGCAAATTGAAACTTACTTTGCTTTCGTGGTTTCTGGTAGGCATTTCTGTATCAGTGTCACTGCATAATTGCTGCGACTTTTTGGTTCTGTGTTACATACTCATGGAGCCTTGGAGTTTCGGTTCAGAAGGGAAAGGGTTTTTACTTGCTGATGAGATGGATATACCAATTGATGCATTTGCAAGGAGTACAAAAGCATTCCTAGAATGGGATAACAAAACTTGCTTTAATTTCGATAAAGAATCAGTTGAGAGCATGGAGTTCATGGATTTGGGATTGCCTGATACAGTGAGGGAGCCTTGTCATGGTAACCAAGTAGTGGATGTCTTGAGTGGTGTCGCTGGTGTGGGCTGTAATGATTCTAGTAACAATACCGTAGCTTCTCCTACTTGTTTGATGACTTCAAGTTCATCTTGGGGTGAAGGAGAATCTGGCTCCAAATTTTCGAGTCCAGTCTGTGAGTCTAGTAGCCAGGATTCATCACTTATTGCTTTGAAGCTAGGGAGGTTGGCTGATAGCAAATATGGACAGGATAGTCAACATCTGAAAGAGAGGTCAAAGAGAGCTCGCACAAAGGGTCCACACTATCAGACTCTCACCTGCCAAGTTCATGGTTGTAACATGGATCTTAGCTCTTCAAAGGAGTACCATAAGAGGCATAGAGTTTGTGATGCTCACTCAAAGACTGCAATAGTTATCGTTAATGGCATTGAACAGAGGTTTTGTCAACAATGTAGCAG GTTTCATCTGCTGGCTGAATTTGATGATGTTAAGCGCAGTTGTCGTAGACGCTTAGCTGGCCACAATCAACGCCGCAGGAAGCCTCAACTAGATACTTTTGATTGTAAATCGC GCATTGGATATCTTGGAACTTCCTTGCCAAAGAGAACACCATTTGTCTTTTCAGATATACTTCCAGGTGGCATTCTATATCCAGAAGAATCTAACGAGTATGGACATATTAAAACTGAAGATGAATCAACTTACAGTCAATGTGTGACACCCATAACAAACAGGCTATTACCTCCAAACTCTTTCCTCCAACTGCATGGCCTCGGGAAGCAACATGCTTCAGAAGTTTCTTTGTCAGGAAGTGAATTCTCGGTTTTTGATACTGCATCACATGTCCAGAAAGCATCTGGGGCGTCAACCTACCAGGgtgctctctctcttctgtcaGCTCAATCACAGAGCTCAATCCATTCAGCAAGAAATCAAGTGGCTACCCCTCTGCAAATACAGAGAATCCATCATGGTGCTGGTCAAATTAATGAACGGCCTTCCACAGTAAAAGCCTTGGAAAAATATGGACGAAACAGGTCCTTCCCATGCAGGATAAACTCCATGGGAGCTGACCAGATGGACTCAGTAATGATTTCTGATTCTAGTCATGCTGTTGACTTCCAACTTCACACAGATAGGGTTTTCCAGGAGTCAGCTCGCTTCAGTCACAAGTATCATCTTTCTCCTGAAAATGGACCAACTTTTGATTTGCTCCAATTGTCTTCACATTTTCAAAGAGTGGAGCAAGAGAGAAACTTTTTGCAAGTCAAACATGAGCAGGGGGATTTCTACTGTTTCCCGCAATCTTAA
- the LOC133710085 gene encoding squamosa promoter-binding-like protein 6 isoform X3: MKFYCKGSVWLLRKTKMEWQSAAGYAFFFAWFSSSSLFFTGGSRTREIQPGISVSVSLHNCCDFLVLCYILMEPWSFGSEGKGFLLADEMDIPIDAFARSTKAFLEWDNKTCFNFDKESVESMEFMDLGLPDTVREPCHGNQVVDVLSGVAGVGCNDSSNNTVASPTCLMTSSSSWGEGESGSKFSSPVCESSSQDSSLIALKLGRLADSKYGQDSQHLKERSKRARTKGPHYQTLTCQVHGCNMDLSSSKEYHKRHRVCDAHSKTAIVIVNGIEQRFCQQCSRFHLLAEFDDVKRSCRRRLAGHNQRRRKPQLDTFDCKSRKWLQSYQGIGYLGTSLPKRTPFVFSDILPGGILYPEESNEYGHIKTEDESTYSQCVTPITNRLLPPNSFLQLHGLGKQHASEVSLSGSEFSVFDTASHVQKASGASTYQGALSLLSAQSQSSIHSARNQVATPLQIQRIHHGAGQINERPSTVKALEKYGRNRSFPCRINSMGADQMDSVMISDSSHAVDFQLHTDRVFQESARFSHKYHLSPENGPTFDLLQLSSHFQRVEQERNFLQVKHEQGDFYCFPQS; the protein is encoded by the exons ATGAAGTTTTATTGCAAAGGCTCTGTTTGGTTGTTGAGGAAAACAAAAATGGAGTGGCAATCTGCAGCAGGCTATGCATTTTTCTTTGcttggttttcttcttcttctttgttctttacTGGGGGATCAAGAACCAGAGAAATTCAACCAg GCATTTCTGTATCAGTGTCACTGCATAATTGCTGCGACTTTTTGGTTCTGTGTTACATACTCATGGAGCCTTGGAGTTTCGGTTCAGAAGGGAAAGGGTTTTTACTTGCTGATGAGATGGATATACCAATTGATGCATTTGCAAGGAGTACAAAAGCATTCCTAGAATGGGATAACAAAACTTGCTTTAATTTCGATAAAGAATCAGTTGAGAGCATGGAGTTCATGGATTTGGGATTGCCTGATACAGTGAGGGAGCCTTGTCATGGTAACCAAGTAGTGGATGTCTTGAGTGGTGTCGCTGGTGTGGGCTGTAATGATTCTAGTAACAATACCGTAGCTTCTCCTACTTGTTTGATGACTTCAAGTTCATCTTGGGGTGAAGGAGAATCTGGCTCCAAATTTTCGAGTCCAGTCTGTGAGTCTAGTAGCCAGGATTCATCACTTATTGCTTTGAAGCTAGGGAGGTTGGCTGATAGCAAATATGGACAGGATAGTCAACATCTGAAAGAGAGGTCAAAGAGAGCTCGCACAAAGGGTCCACACTATCAGACTCTCACCTGCCAAGTTCATGGTTGTAACATGGATCTTAGCTCTTCAAAGGAGTACCATAAGAGGCATAGAGTTTGTGATGCTCACTCAAAGACTGCAATAGTTATCGTTAATGGCATTGAACAGAGGTTTTGTCAACAATGTAGCAG GTTTCATCTGCTGGCTGAATTTGATGATGTTAAGCGCAGTTGTCGTAGACGCTTAGCTGGCCACAATCAACGCCGCAGGAAGCCTCAACTAGATACTTTTGATTGTAAATCGCGTAAGTGGCTTCAGTCATATCAAG GCATTGGATATCTTGGAACTTCCTTGCCAAAGAGAACACCATTTGTCTTTTCAGATATACTTCCAGGTGGCATTCTATATCCAGAAGAATCTAACGAGTATGGACATATTAAAACTGAAGATGAATCAACTTACAGTCAATGTGTGACACCCATAACAAACAGGCTATTACCTCCAAACTCTTTCCTCCAACTGCATGGCCTCGGGAAGCAACATGCTTCAGAAGTTTCTTTGTCAGGAAGTGAATTCTCGGTTTTTGATACTGCATCACATGTCCAGAAAGCATCTGGGGCGTCAACCTACCAGGgtgctctctctcttctgtcaGCTCAATCACAGAGCTCAATCCATTCAGCAAGAAATCAAGTGGCTACCCCTCTGCAAATACAGAGAATCCATCATGGTGCTGGTCAAATTAATGAACGGCCTTCCACAGTAAAAGCCTTGGAAAAATATGGACGAAACAGGTCCTTCCCATGCAGGATAAACTCCATGGGAGCTGACCAGATGGACTCAGTAATGATTTCTGATTCTAGTCATGCTGTTGACTTCCAACTTCACACAGATAGGGTTTTCCAGGAGTCAGCTCGCTTCAGTCACAAGTATCATCTTTCTCCTGAAAATGGACCAACTTTTGATTTGCTCCAATTGTCTTCACATTTTCAAAGAGTGGAGCAAGAGAGAAACTTTTTGCAAGTCAAACATGAGCAGGGGGATTTCTACTGTTTCCCGCAATCTTAA
- the LOC133710085 gene encoding squamosa promoter-binding-like protein 6 isoform X1: MFLCIYYIMFMGDEVLLQRLCLVVEENKNGVAICSRLCIFLCLVFFFFFVLYWGIKNQRNSTRSCFSFLFVRSATNKVWLLGVLSHWSSSSNISIRWVCFSLGIHNCMSGDVIAFFSVVSSVFIDFVLLFIFLFPWFLCKLKLTLLSWFLVGISVSVSLHNCCDFLVLCYILMEPWSFGSEGKGFLLADEMDIPIDAFARSTKAFLEWDNKTCFNFDKESVESMEFMDLGLPDTVREPCHGNQVVDVLSGVAGVGCNDSSNNTVASPTCLMTSSSSWGEGESGSKFSSPVCESSSQDSSLIALKLGRLADSKYGQDSQHLKERSKRARTKGPHYQTLTCQVHGCNMDLSSSKEYHKRHRVCDAHSKTAIVIVNGIEQRFCQQCSRFHLLAEFDDVKRSCRRRLAGHNQRRRKPQLDTFDCKSRKWLQSYQGIGYLGTSLPKRTPFVFSDILPGGILYPEESNEYGHIKTEDESTYSQCVTPITNRLLPPNSFLQLHGLGKQHASEVSLSGSEFSVFDTASHVQKASGASTYQGALSLLSAQSQSSIHSARNQVATPLQIQRIHHGAGQINERPSTVKALEKYGRNRSFPCRINSMGADQMDSVMISDSSHAVDFQLHTDRVFQESARFSHKYHLSPENGPTFDLLQLSSHFQRVEQERNFLQVKHEQGDFYCFPQS; the protein is encoded by the exons ATGTTCCTCTGTATATACTATATAATGTTTATGGGTGATGAAGTTTTATTGCAAAGGCTCTGTTTGGTTGTTGAGGAAAACAAAAATGGAGTGGCAATCTGCAGCAGGCTATGCATTTTTCTTTGcttggttttcttcttcttctttgttctttacTGGGGGATCAAGAACCAGAGAAATTCAACCAggtcttgtttttcttttcttttcgttCGATCAGCAACAAATAAAGTATGGTTACTTGGGGTACTTAGTCATTGGAGCTCAAGTTCTAATATTTCTATTAGATGGGTTTGTTTTAGTTTGGGCATTCATAATTGTATGAGTGGTGATGTTATTGCTTTTTTTTCTGTAGTCTCCTCAGTGTTTATTGATTTTGTACTTCTATTCATTTTTCTGTTCCCATGGTTTCTTTGCAAATTGAAACTTACTTTGCTTTCGTGGTTTCTGGTAGGCATTTCTGTATCAGTGTCACTGCATAATTGCTGCGACTTTTTGGTTCTGTGTTACATACTCATGGAGCCTTGGAGTTTCGGTTCAGAAGGGAAAGGGTTTTTACTTGCTGATGAGATGGATATACCAATTGATGCATTTGCAAGGAGTACAAAAGCATTCCTAGAATGGGATAACAAAACTTGCTTTAATTTCGATAAAGAATCAGTTGAGAGCATGGAGTTCATGGATTTGGGATTGCCTGATACAGTGAGGGAGCCTTGTCATGGTAACCAAGTAGTGGATGTCTTGAGTGGTGTCGCTGGTGTGGGCTGTAATGATTCTAGTAACAATACCGTAGCTTCTCCTACTTGTTTGATGACTTCAAGTTCATCTTGGGGTGAAGGAGAATCTGGCTCCAAATTTTCGAGTCCAGTCTGTGAGTCTAGTAGCCAGGATTCATCACTTATTGCTTTGAAGCTAGGGAGGTTGGCTGATAGCAAATATGGACAGGATAGTCAACATCTGAAAGAGAGGTCAAAGAGAGCTCGCACAAAGGGTCCACACTATCAGACTCTCACCTGCCAAGTTCATGGTTGTAACATGGATCTTAGCTCTTCAAAGGAGTACCATAAGAGGCATAGAGTTTGTGATGCTCACTCAAAGACTGCAATAGTTATCGTTAATGGCATTGAACAGAGGTTTTGTCAACAATGTAGCAG GTTTCATCTGCTGGCTGAATTTGATGATGTTAAGCGCAGTTGTCGTAGACGCTTAGCTGGCCACAATCAACGCCGCAGGAAGCCTCAACTAGATACTTTTGATTGTAAATCGCGTAAGTGGCTTCAGTCATATCAAG GCATTGGATATCTTGGAACTTCCTTGCCAAAGAGAACACCATTTGTCTTTTCAGATATACTTCCAGGTGGCATTCTATATCCAGAAGAATCTAACGAGTATGGACATATTAAAACTGAAGATGAATCAACTTACAGTCAATGTGTGACACCCATAACAAACAGGCTATTACCTCCAAACTCTTTCCTCCAACTGCATGGCCTCGGGAAGCAACATGCTTCAGAAGTTTCTTTGTCAGGAAGTGAATTCTCGGTTTTTGATACTGCATCACATGTCCAGAAAGCATCTGGGGCGTCAACCTACCAGGgtgctctctctcttctgtcaGCTCAATCACAGAGCTCAATCCATTCAGCAAGAAATCAAGTGGCTACCCCTCTGCAAATACAGAGAATCCATCATGGTGCTGGTCAAATTAATGAACGGCCTTCCACAGTAAAAGCCTTGGAAAAATATGGACGAAACAGGTCCTTCCCATGCAGGATAAACTCCATGGGAGCTGACCAGATGGACTCAGTAATGATTTCTGATTCTAGTCATGCTGTTGACTTCCAACTTCACACAGATAGGGTTTTCCAGGAGTCAGCTCGCTTCAGTCACAAGTATCATCTTTCTCCTGAAAATGGACCAACTTTTGATTTGCTCCAATTGTCTTCACATTTTCAAAGAGTGGAGCAAGAGAGAAACTTTTTGCAAGTCAAACATGAGCAGGGGGATTTCTACTGTTTCCCGCAATCTTAA